A region of Periophthalmus magnuspinnatus isolate fPerMag1 chromosome 13, fPerMag1.2.pri, whole genome shotgun sequence DNA encodes the following proteins:
- the LOC129456743 gene encoding sodium- and chloride-dependent GABA transporter 3-like: protein MLKNIFTAKDESPEERGHWASKVEFLLAVAGNVVGLGNVWRFPYLCYKNGGGAFLVPYLVFVATCGVPLFLLETAMGQYTQEGGVTCWRKLCPLAEGI, encoded by the exons ATGCTGAAGAATATCTTTACTGCAAAAGACGAGAGCCCAGAGGAGCGGGGACACTGGGCCAGTAAAGTGGAGTTTCTTCTCGCTGTGGCTGGAAATGTAGTCGGCCTCGGGAATGTTTGGAGATTTCCTTATCTTTGCTACAAAAATGGAGGAG GTGCATTTTTGGTGCCTTATTTGGTGTTTGTGGCAACCTGCGGCGTTCCCCTGTTTCTTCTGGAGACTGCAATGGGACAGTACACCCAGGAAGGAGGTGTCACCTGCTGGAGGAAGCTCTGCCCTTTGGCTGAAGGTATCtag